CGTGTTCTGTGCTTCATCAAGAATAATGAAAGAATCGTCCAGTGTCCGTCCGCGCATATAAGCAAGCGGGGCAATCTCAATCAGACCGCGTTCCAGCGCCTTCGCCGTCTGCTCCTGACCCATAACATCGTACAGCGCGTCATAGAGCGGACGCAGATAAGGATCTACCTTTTCCTGCAAATCACCCGGCAAAAAGCCTAGACTTTCGCCCGCTTCCACCGCTGGTCGGGTCAGCACGATGCGCTTCACCTTACCTTCCTTCAAGGCAGCGACAGCAAGCACGACCGCGAGATACGTTTTACCTGTACCTGCCGGACCGATACCGAACACGATGTCACGCTTCTGAATCGTGCTCACATAGTGCTTTTGCCCAATCGTTTTGACTCGGATCGGTTTGCCGCGGAAGGTCTGGGTGATTTCTCCTTTATATAAGTCGAGCAATTGATCCGCTCGCATGTCTTTGGCAAGCTCAATGGCATATAAAATATCCCGCTCGGTCAACACATAGCCTTTGCGAACCAGTTCAAGCAGTACTTCAAACAATTGCTGTACCTGATCCACGACCGGAACGGAGCCCTGAATAACAATCTCGGCTTCACGGCTGCCGATTTTAGCTTCTGTCTCGCGTTCGATAATCTTCAGAAACTGGTCCTGAGGACCGAACAAGGACAGTCCTTCTTCTGCATTTTGCAGGGGAATTCTGATGCTTTGCGTTTGCTCTGACAAATAGCCTCAATCTCCTCAATAATAAATTATAGTGTCCATACCTTCTCATAAACTTTACCATTCTATCGGGAGTCATGCAAAATTTTTTGGAGGGGTACGATGCTATTATTCACCCTCCTTGGTCCTTTTGAAGCAGCCCTGCTGACTCTACCGCAGTGTTGATGGAAAAACAAGCCGATCCCTCATGGAATCGGCCTGTTGCTATATGATAGTGCGACCTGTCTTCTATTCGATCCTATCAGCTTCTGCAATCAGACTGGATACTACCTAACGATCATCCATACATGGCGACTTTTAAGATGGCTTGCGCTGATTGCTCGTGCGTCCCCAGCCCTGTGCCTGACGTGAACGCGGCGGACTCAGGATCTCCGCCCATAGCACGCCCTGTGTTGCTTGATCGGCGTCCAGCTTCAATCCGTCTGCCGATGTATGGCGTGCAGCAGGACGGCGTGAGGATGAGTCCGATGTGCGCTGTGTACTGCGCGGCTGATCGACCAGATCTCGTGTCCGCTCACCAAGCACATTGTTTAATTGATCCAGACGCTGCTGCAT
The DNA window shown above is from Paenibacillus sp. JQZ6Y-1 and carries:
- a CDS encoding PhoH family protein, which encodes MSEQTQSIRIPLQNAEEGLSLFGPQDQFLKIIERETEAKIGSREAEIVIQGSVPVVDQVQQLFEVLLELVRKGYVLTERDILYAIELAKDMRADQLLDLYKGEITQTFRGKPIRVKTIGQKHYVSTIQKRDIVFGIGPAGTGKTYLAVVLAVAALKEGKVKRIVLTRPAVEAGESLGFLPGDLQEKVDPYLRPLYDALYDVMGQEQTAKALERGLIEIAPLAYMRGRTLDDSFIILDEAQNTTPEQMKMFLTRLGFGSKMVITGDVTQIDLPRGKKSGLVEARLVLDGIGEIGFVTFAEQDVVRHSLVQKIIVAYDKASENLE